Part of the Pseudomonas lijiangensis genome is shown below.
CAACCTCTACTGCCACACCGCGTGGGTAGCCGGTGGCCTGATCGGTGCCCTGTGCGCGCAATATGCGGCGCATCTGGTGAGCTACAAACTCGACTACGCCTTGAGCGCCATGATGCTGTATGTGCTGGTTTCGCTGTGCGATACCCGCAAGAAGCTTATTGCGGCACTGGTGGCCGTGGTTGCCATGGGCGGGCTCAGCCTGCTGGGCGATTCTGCCTTTAACGTATTTATCGCCACACTTCTGGGTTGCGGAGCCGGACTATGCCTGAACAAACGTTCCTGATTCTGGCGGTGGCGGCGATGGTCGCCGTCACGCTGCTGCCACGCACATTGCCGTTGCAGGTCAATACCGAACACTGGCCGGACTTTATCGCCAAGGCGCTGGAATACCTGCCCGTGGCGATCGTTGCCGCCATTACCGTAACGCCGCTGCTGATCAAGAACCAGCAACTGCAACTGGATCGTCCCGAGTTTCTTGCCGCGATCCCGACGCTGTTATGCGCATACCTGAGCAGGAATCTGTTTCTCAGTGTGGCGCTGGGTGTGGCGGCCTACATTGCTATCAGCGCTGTCCTGTAATGCCGTGTGGACGACGTAATTCAGGGCCTGGCATGACAGGCTCGAATTGTTCACCACCAGATGCACTTCCAGCGAGTCCTCGAAGCCGGGCACGATGGTCAGGCCGCTGTGTTCGGCAACGCTCCTGGATACCAGGCCAATGCCGTCCAGCTGCCTGATCAGGGAAAGCGTCAGCGTTTCGCTGCCCGAGTACACAATACTGGGCGGCTTGCCTTTCTTGGGCGTGCCACCGGCAATGAAGCGCTGGAAGCTTTCGGAGTACGGGCAACTGCTGCTGGGGCGAACCTGGAGCTTTTCGTTGAGCGAAGACAGCGGCGTATCCTTCGGCCCGCAATGCACGCCCACGACCTGGACCTGCACGAAGGGTAGAAGAACGCTGGGCCTTATGGATTGCGGCCCGATCAGCACGGCCATGTCGAAGCTCTCGTGATTGAGCTTGCTCAGGTTCTCCACCGACTCGGCGTAGCTGAACTCCAGCTGGCAATCGTCGAAGGCCTCGATCATGCGCGCCACGATGCAGCGGTTGACCTCACTCGACAAGGTGCTGTTGAGCGCAACCCGCAGGATCCGCGAGGACGACACATTGAGCGCGGCCACCTTGTTGTCCAGTTGCCGGGAAGCTTCCAGCACCTGTTCCATGTAGGGTTCAAGTTCCTGGCCTGCACTGGTCAGGGTCAGGCCCTTGTTGGAGCGCTTGAAAAGCTTGAAGCCAAACTGCGCTTCGACCTTGTTCAACTGCGCGGCCAGTGCCTGGACACTGAGGCAGCAGATTTCGGACGCGGCGGTCAGGGAGCCGCACTGGGCGACTTGCATGAGATTTTTCAGAGTGCGAATGTCCATGTGACGACATCTCCACGGGATAGCGCTATTGGATTCAAACATTACCGACAAAACACTGCTGAAGCCATTTGCCTGAAGTGGAAGTCACCCTTCCATGACCTGGAACATCTTCACTGCTTATAGCGGAGCAGGTTATACACAGCACCGTGTTTCCATGAGCATGCGGTTCAGGCCTTGAATATGGAGACATCAAGGGGCCGGATTTCTCCCATCCAGATGGCGTGTTCGGTGTGATCCTTCAACTCATCGCCCGTGAGCGGGTGGACAAAGACCACCAGATCGTTTCGATTGAGTGCCAGCCACAACATCACATCGGCAAACTGCGAGTGCCCGAACGCCAGTTGGCAGCTCCAGTCCGGATGCGGCCCTACCAGTCGCTCGTGAACCCTTCCCATCTGCACATCAAACTTCGCCGTGGCGGCTTCGCACAAGGCCCGCGCCAGCCCGATGGTCCGGGCATCGAAATAAATGTGGGCGTGATAGCCCTGAACATCCTGCATTGCCAAGTCCTCCCTGATTCAAGATTGCTCCCAGTTATCCACAGATAAGGATCAAACCGCAATCGATGGTAGCGGTTTGCCAGTTAATGAGTCTCCACTAAGTGCCTGTTCACTGGCCAGCCAGTCGACAAACTGCTGCACGACCTGCAGCCGCCGCTTGCGCTGGGGCAGGACCACGTAATAGCCACAGGCGGAAATCGCCGTGGCCGCGATGGGGCGGCACAACAGGCCCTGATCCAGCAGATCGTCCACCAGATGCCGCCAGCCAATGGCAACGCCCTGCCCGGCAATGGCGGCCTGGATCAGCAGCGTGTAATTGTCGAAGCGCAATTGGCCGGGCGCCGGGGCCTGGGGAATATTGAGTGCCCGAAATACACCTGCCCAGTCGAACCAGTTGTTGCTGCCCTCGCTGCGCAAATGCAGCAGTGCAAACTCACGCAGGACTTCATTGGGCAAAGGAGTTGCCCGGCCGGCAAGCAGTTGCGGGCTGCACACCGGAAACACTTCTTCGCTGAATAACCAGCGGCTTTCACCCTGCTTGAAACGCCCGTCCCCGAACAGCACCGCCACATCGATATCCGCGCTGAGCATGCTGTGGCTGCGTTCGCTGGTCACCAGACTGACGTCCACATCCGGGTGGTGCTTGTGGAAGCGATGAAGGCGCGGCATCAGCCAATAGGAGGCGAATGCAAAGTCGGTCGCCACCTGAAGCACTTCGTTCTGCTGTCGTTCGGTAATCGCGACCAGCCCGCTTTCAATGGACTGCAACCCGCTCTGCACATGGCTGAAGAGAACTTCCCCGGCTTCGGTCAGTTCGATCCCACGATAGACCCGGTCGAACAGACGGATCGCCAATTGTTCTTCCAGACGCTTTATCTGCTGGCTGATCGCAGGCTGGGTCGTTCCCAGCTCCATGGCTGCCGCCGTGAAACTGCGCAGGCGGGCTGCTGCTTCAAAGGCTCGCAGCAGATCCAGAGAGAGGTCACCGAGGGCTTCAAACATAAGCTGTGCTTATCCTAGGCATTGTTTTGTGTGGGCTTTACCACAAATCTGCATATCTTCATCCTCGAATACAGCATTTTTCGTATAACCGCCAACTATGGGATGTCGCGATTACATGAAGCGCAAAAATATTCTGTTCATCATGGCCGATCAAATGGCCGCGCCAATGTTGCCGTTCTACGCACCGTCTCCCATAAAAATGCCCCACCTGAGTCGCCTGGCTGCCGAAGGCGTGGTGTTCGACTCGGCCTACTGCAACAGCCCGTTGTGCGCGCCCTCGCGTTTTACTCTGGTCAGCGGCCAGCTCCCGAGTCGGATCGGTGCCTATGACAATGCCGCGGATTTTCCGGCGGACATCCCGACGTATGCCCACTACTTGCGTAGCCTGGGTTACAAGACCGCGCTGTCGGGCAAGATGCATTTCTGCGGCCCGGACCAGTTGCACGGCTACGAGGAGCGGCTGACCAGCGACATCTACCCGGCCGACTATGGCTGGGCAGTGAACTGGGACGAGCCTGATGTTCGCCCAAGCTGGTATCACAACATGTCGTCGGTGCTTCAGGCCGGGCCGTGCGTGCGCACCAACCAGCTGGATTTCGACGAAGAAGTGGTCTTCAAGGCCCGCCAGTACCTGTTCGATCATGTTCGCCAGGACGGTGACGCGCCGTTTTGCCTGACGGTTTCCATGACCCATCCTCACGACCCGTACACCATCCCCAAGCGTTACTGGGATCTGTACCGCGACGAAGACATTCCGCTGCCGGTGGCCCATGCCGATCAGGAGGCGCTGGACCCGCATTCCCAACGTTTGCTCAAGGTTTATGACCTGTGGGACAAGCCGCTGCCTGTGGACAAGATCCGCGATGCCCGTCGCGCCTACTTCGGCGCCTGTAGCTATATAGACGATAACGTCGGCAAACTGCTGCAGACCCTCGAAGAAACGGGCCTGGCCGAGGACACCATCATTGTGTTCTCCGGCGACCATGGCGACATGCTGGGCGAGCGCGGCCTCTGGTACAAAATGCACTGGTTCGAGATGTCGGCGCGGGTGCCGCTGCTGGTTTACGCGCCGGGTCACTTCAAGGCGGGCCGCGTCAGCGCTTCGGTGTCCACCGCCGACCTGCTGCCGACCTTCGTCGATCTGGCTGAAGGCCAACTGGACAGCGGCCTGCCACTGGACGGACGTTCTCTGTTGCCGCACCTGCAAGGCGAAGGTGGCCACGACGAGGTATTCGGCGAATACATGGCCGAAGGCACCACCAGCCCCTTGATGATGATTCGTCGGGGCGCCTACAAATTCATCTACTCGGAACAGGACCCGTGCCTATTGTTCGATGTAGATAACGATCCAAAGGAACAGGAAGAACTGAGCCAGTCGCCAGTCCATCAACAGCTGTTCACTGATTTTCTGGCCGAAGCTCGCGCCAAATGGGACATACCGGCGATACACCACCAGGTGCTCGCCAGCCAGCGTCGTCGGCGTTTCGTCGCCCGCACACTGGCCATCGGCAAGCTGAAGAGTTGGGATCACCAGCCACTGGTCGACGCCAGTCAGCAGTACATGCGCAACCATATTGATCTGGACGATCTGGAGCGCAAGGCACGTTATCCACAACCTTGAACCCTGCCATCACCGAGAAAACCAAAAGGGTCACATCCATGAATAAGTTATCCACAGCACTGGCGGTCGGTGTCATGACGTTCGGCAGCCTGGCGGCGCATGCCGCTGACCAGAGTTGCAGCACGGTAAGAATGGCCGACCCTGGCTGGAGCGACATTGCTGCCACCAACGCCATTACCGGGTTGCTGCTCGATGGCCTGGGTTACAAGGCCAAGGTCGATACCCTGGCGGTGCCGATTGCCTTTGGTGGCCTCAAGGACGGTCAGCTGGATGTGTTTCTGGGTAACTGGATGCCGGCGCAACAAGGTTTCTACGACAAGTTCGTGGCCACCGGCGACGTGACCCAACTGGCCAAAAACCTGGAAGGCACCGAATTCACCCTGGCCGTGCCCGATTATGTGTGGGAAGCAGGCGTGCATGACTTCGCCGACCTGAACAAATTCGCCGACAAGTTCAGCAAGAAAATCTACGGCATCGGCTCCGGCGCGCCAGCCAACCTGTCGCTGCAGGACATCATCAAGAAAAACGAATTCGAGTTGGGCGGCTGGAAACTGGTGGAGTCCAGCGAACAGGCCATGCTGGCCGAAGTGAATCGCAACGTGAAGAGGAAAGCCTTCGTCGTCTTCCTGGGCTGGACACCGCATCCCATGAACGTGCAGATCAAAGGCATGCACTACCTCAAGGGCGGCGAGAAATACTTCGGTGAAACCGGTTCGGTCTACACCCTGACCCGTAACGGTTACGCCGAAGCCTGCCCGAATGTGGGCAAACTGCTGACCAACCTGAGTTTCACCCTGGAAATGGAAAACAGCATCATGGCCGAGGTGGCGAACAAGAAAGTCAGCAACGCCGAAGCTGCCAAAGCCTGGATCAAGGCCAACCCGGCTGTTCTGGACAAGTGGCTCGATGGCGTGAAGACCATTGATGACAAGGATGGATTGGCGGCAGTAAAAGCCAAGCTGTAACGCCCGTTTCAGAGCGTGGCTATCGAGCTATTCAATTGAGTGCGCAAGTGCCTGCGTACTCAATTTATCGGTCAAATATGTTGCTGAATGTATGGCCGATGACTCTCCCCTCTGGCCAGTCCCGGGCCGGTTTTTCCCACGGCCGAACGGCCTGTTTTCACACACCCAGACGACCGTCGATCCAATAATTTCGACGCAATTGCGCTCGACACTCCACTGGAGCATGCCCTTGCGACTTTTCCCCTTGCCAGGCTGGAGGCGACGTTCTAGCCACTTTGGGAGGCAATAGGGACAACTTTTTTGTGTCGTTATTAGATACGAATTCTCATTTACGTATGCCGATTCGGCATGAGGTAGTCGTTTATGGCATTAGACGTACCTGAGTGCCATGGGAATAGTTGCGCCTTTTTTCGCCTGCTATAGAGCATGAATGCTCGTTTGCAGGGACCTTTTCTGGGTGTTTCCGGTTTCGACACTGCCTCTGGAAAAAGCAGTTTCAGCATGTCGGTTCTGGATATGTCCAGCCACTAAAAACAAGGGTAAATGAATGAAGAAGGCAAAGCTGAGTCTGGCCTGGCAGATTCTGATTGGACTGGTACTGGGGATTGCCCTCGGTGCGTTGCTCAACCACTTCAGTGCCGAGAAGGCCTGGTGGATCAGTAATATCCTGCAACCAGCAGGCGATATCTTCATTCGTCTTATCAAAATGATCGTGATCCCGATCGTGATTGCCTCTCTGATCGTCGGCATTGCCGGTGTGGGCGACGCGAAGAAGCTGGGTCGCATCGGTCTCAAGACCATCATTTACTTCGAAGTCGTCACCACCATCGCGATTCTGGTCGGTCTGGTTCTGGCCAACGTGTTCCAGCCAGGCGCGGGCATCGACATGAGCACCCTGGGCACGGTCGATATCTCGAAGTATCAGCAGACCACGGCTGAGGTGCAGCACGATCACGCCTTCATCGCGACGATCCTCAACCTGATCCCTTCCAACATCTTCGCGGCCATGGCTCGCGGCGAAATGCTGCCGATCATCTTCTTCTCGGTTCTGTTCGGCCTGGGCCTTTCCAGCCTGCAGGCAGAAGTCCGTGATCCGCTGGTGAAGATGTTCCAGGGCGTCTCGGAAACCATGTTCAAAGTCACCCACATGATCATGAACTACGCCCCGATCGGCGTATTCGCTCTGATCTCGGTGACCGTCGCCAACTTCGGTTTCGCTTCCCTGCTGCCGCTGGCCAAGCTGGTGATCCTGGTTTACGTGGCCATCGCCTTCTTCGCTTTCGTGGTTCTTGGTCTGATCGCCCGCATGTTCGGCTTCTCGATCATGAAGCTGGTCCGCATCTTCAAGGACGAGCTGATCCTGGCCTACTCCACCGCCAGTTCCGAAACGGTCCTGCCGCGTGTGATCCAGAAGATGGAAGCCTACGGCGCGCCGAAAGCCATTTGCAGTTTCGTGGTGCCGACCGGCTACTCGTTCAACCTCGACGGTTCGACCCTTTACCAGAGCATCGCGGCCATCTTCATTGCCCAGCTGTACGGCATCGATCTTTCGATCGGTGCGCAGATGATGCTGGTGCTGACCCTGATGGTCACCTCCAAGGGCATCGCGGGCGTTCCGGGCGTGTCCTTCGTGGTACTGCTGGCTACTCTGGGCAGCGCGGGTATCCCGCTGGAAGGTCTGGCGTTCATCGCCGGTGTCGACCGCATCATGGACATGGCGCGTACTGCACTGAACGTGATCGGCAATGCCCTGGCGGTATTGGTTATCGCTCGTTGGGAAGGCATGTACGACGAAGCCAAGGGCCAGCGCTACTGGAATTCCCTGCCGCACTGGCGCAGCAAGGACCCGGTTCCTGCTGCCACTCCGCTCGCTGACTGATCGCTGATCGGTTGCACCGACAAACCCCGGACTTTCCGGGGTTTGTCGTATCTGCTGCTCCCGATTGTTATCATCGCCGCATCTTGTGAGGGACATATCCGATGCTCAATGGCTTGTGGCTTGGTTTTTTTGTCGTTGCGTGCGTATCTGCCATGGGGCAATGGCTGATTGGGGGCAACGCCGGTATTTTTGCCGCGATGGTCGAAAGCATCTTTGCGATGGCCAAGCTGTCGGTCGAAGTGATGGTGCTGCTGTTCGGCACGCTCACGCTCTGGCTGGGCTTTCTGCGCATTGCCGAAAAGGCCGGGATTGTCGACTGGCTGGCCAAAGTGCTGGGGCCGCTGTTCCTGCGCCTGATGCCGGAAGTGCCACCAGGCCATCCTGCGCTGGGCCTGATTACCCTCAACTTTGCCGCCAACGCACTGGGCCTGGATAACGCCGCCACGCCCATCGGGCTCAAGGCGATGCGCTCGCTGCAGGAGCTGAACCCCAGCCAGACAGTCGCCAGTAATGCGCAAATCCTGTTCCTGGTGCTCAATGCCTCGTCCCTGACGCTGCTGCCGGTGACGATTTTCATGTATCGCGCACAGCAAGGCGCGCCGGACCCGACGCTGGTGTTCCTGCCGATTCTGCTGGCCACCAGCGTATCGACCATCGTCGGCCTGCTGTCGGTGGCGTTCATGCAGCGCCTGCGTCTGTGGGACCCGGTGGTGCTGGCCTATCTGATTCCGGGCGCGCTGCTGCTCGGTGGCTTCATGGCTTTTCTGGGCACGCTGTCGGCGGCGGCACTGGCCGGCCTGTCTTCCATCCTCGGCAACCTGACGCTGTTCGGCCTGATCATGCTGTTCATGATCATTGGTGCGCTGCGCAAGGTGCAGGTCTATGAGGCCTTTGTCGAAGGCGCCAAGGAAGGGTTCGACGTTGCCAGGAACCTGCTGCCGTATCTGGTGGCGATGCTCTGTGCGGTGGGTGTGCTGCGGGCTTCCGGTGCACTGGACTTCGGTCTTGAAGGCATCCGCCATCTGGTGGAGTGGCTGGGCTGGGACACACGTTTCGTCGATGCCCTGCCGACTGCCATGGTCAAGCCTTTCTCCGGCAGTGCGGCACGTGCGCTATTGATCGAAACCATGCAGACCCAGGGCGTGGACAGCTTTGCTGCACTGGCCGCTGCCACGATTCAGGGCAGTACCGAAACCACCTTCTATGTACTGGCGGTGTATTTCGGCGCGGTGGGCATCCAGAGGGTTCGGCATGCGGTGGGCTGCGCCCTGCTGGCCGAGTTCTCGGGTGTCGTCGCTGCCATTCTGGTCTGCTACTGGTTCTTCGGCGCGACCGCGACCTGATTCGTCATTGCGCAGCCGGCGCTTCGGGTGCTGGCTCCGGTGCAGGTTTCTCCTGTTGCTGCTCCGGTTCGCTCTTCTGCTCTGGAGCCGGTTGCGGCTCAGGCTTTTCATCATCGCCGCCCGGTTTGAGCTTGATCAGCCTGCCGGTTGGCCGTGTAACTGCCGGTTGATCGGTATCGGTGACTTCAAAGCGCAGCACACCGATCATTTGCCCGTCTTCGGTGAGGACCCTGATCTGCCAGCGCCCCACCACGTCCTTCGGGAAGTTCTGCTTGTGGGTCCAGGCACGATAGCCTTCCTTGCGCCCGCCGTGGATATCCAGCGCGATGCGCTCCACTTCCTGGCCGTCACGTCGCCAGACATGGTAGATGCGTTCTTCAAGACCACGCGGGGCATTGATGGCGGTGTAGGCGTACAAGCCGTCACGGCGTAGCTGCGTGGCGCTTATCTGCTTGATGCTCTCGCCCGGTGTGCGGTTCTTGTTGTCGAAGTCGGTGCTGATGGCGACTTCGGTCAGCCACAAGGTGGCGGGCGGTACCCAGGAGCGCAGCAGCCAGCCTGCGCTGCCCACCGCCAGCGTCACGGCAATGACCGCCACGCCGCGTCGCCAGGTATTGATCGGAAAGCTGGAGGCCAGGCTGGGGAAGGACAGCAGCATGGCGATGCCCAGTGCCAGTTTGTAACTTTCTGACGTGGTCAGGTTGAGAATGATGGGCAGGGCCGTGAGCAGTGCCGCGAACAGCGTCAGGGTATGCAGGGCCATGAACAGCCAGCGGCGTGGCGCCAGCCATTTGTAGTACAGCGGGTCGATGATCGAGATCAGGCCTGCGGCGCCCAGCAAGGCCGTGAACACCAGTTGCCCGCTGTTCCAGGTCGTGGTGACGAAGAAGAACGGCAGCACGAAAAACAGGCTTTCCTGGTGGATCAACTGCGTACCGTAACGCAGCAGGCCCTGAGGTATTTCCCGGCCGAACTTCTTGCTGAACAGCCTCACCACGCTGTTTTCGATCATCAGCCACAGCCAGCTGATCAGCATGACAACCGCGATCCAGGTCGCCAGCCCCGCCTGACGGTCCACCAGAATGAAACTGCCGATCCCGGAGATGAAACCACCTGCCGCAATCACCCCCGGATAGCGTCGTATCAATCCCAGGGTGCGGGTTACGTAGGAGTTCCAGTCAGGCATCTTGGCAATTCACTTTCATCGGCTTTAAAACCCCGGCAGCATATCAATGCCAGTTTCTGTGTAAATACCGTGCTGCCTCGATCACTTGCGAAGACGCTTGCGCACTCGCCAGAACACCAGCAGCCCGATCAGGCCGACAACCAGCGCGGCCAGCCCATACAAATCGTCGTAGCTCAGCAATGATTTCTCGACCCGCCAGTAACCGGGTTTGGCCAGCAACTGGCGCATGGCGTGATTGGCGGTGTCCAGGCTCACGGCCTTGATGCGTTTGACCGGGTCGACAAAGCGCCCGTTTTCATAGTCATTGAGCGCGCCCCAGTAATAATCGGCCAGCGCACTGTTGCCCTGCACTGCCCACGCCTGCCTGGCGATGGCAGCCTGTTGCAGGCGGGCGAAGGTGGCCGGTTGCATGCCTTCCTTGTTCAGGCGCTTGATCAGGTTGCGGATGCTTTGCTCGGCCTCATTGATGTCATCGCGTTCAAGGTCGGCATTGAGGCTCATGAAGCCCACATCCCCGAACACTTCGCGATCGGCCGAAGGCCCATAGGACAGGCCGTGCTTGAGGCGCAATTCCGTGTAGAGCGCCCAGTCCAGATAAGCCTCGACCAGTTCCCATGTCTCGTCGTGCTGCTTCTCCAGCTGCGGCTCGGTGAAGGTCAGGTGCAGGCGTGCGCCCTCGCCCAGCCAGTTGCGTATCAGAGTGCCCGAAGCCTCGGCCGTGCCATTGCTTTCTGCAAGTGGCGGGTGCTCGATGGGATCGGTGGGGTTGAGTTGCCCGTACGTACGCTCCAGATAGGCGGGCAGCAACCGGTCGAGATCGCCCACCACGATCAGCGTCATATTGTTGGGGGCGTACCAGCTCGCGAAGACATCCTCGACCTGCTCCAGGGTGATGTCGTCCACCTGGGGGCGCTCGGCACATTTGAGTCCCAGTTCCACCGCCAGCTGGTTGCTTGCGCCGGTGCCGGACTCGCGACGATCGAGCAGGCGCTGCAGATGAGAAAAGTGGCCGCCGTCCTCGCGCTCGACGATGCGTTTGACCTCGTCGAAACGGCTTTGCAGCAGTTCGGTGTTGGTCAGCACCTCCAGCAGGAGGTCCAGCACCTTGCGCTGGTTGCTGGCTGGCGCCTCGATCACGAACGTTGTATCGGTGTTGCTGGTGAACGCATTCCATTCGCCGCCCAGAGCCTGCATGCGCTCCTCGAGGCCGCCTTCGCCGCTGTCGTCTATGCCGCTGAACAGCAAGTGTTCCAGCAAGTGCGGCAGTTCCTTGTCCTTGCAGGCGAAGTCATCGAAGCCGATGCCGACCACCAGCCGAATCGCCACATGACCTTTTTCATAGCCCGGTTTGAGCAGTACTTGCAGGCCGTTGGGCAACAGATAGCCCTCGACCTGAAGACGATCAAGGGCCAGCGAAGGGAGAGAACTCAGAAGCAGACAAGCGAACAGCAGGCAACGCATAAAGCAGCTTTCCTTGCGGGCCGGTATGTTTAACAGACTTCGCGTTGCCGGGTACGTTCACACCGATTGTTCTTGAATGCTCTCGCTCGACAAGGCTCCGGTATCGGCTGCTCCCAGCACCGCGTAGGCGCTGCTGCAGAATAGCGAGTTGAGGCGTTTCATGTCGGCGATGAGTTCAAGGTGCAGTGAGCTGGTTTCGATGCTCTGTACGACCTTGCGTTGCAGGCGGCTGACATGGGCATGGGCCAGACGACGCTCCAGCGCCCTGAAACGGCGTTTTTCCCTGAGCAACTGGCGGGCGCTTTCTTCGTCCGAACTGAGAAAGACCGACAAACCAAGACGCAGGTTGGACTGTAGCTGGACATGCAGGTCGGCCAGTTCTTCCAGGCCGACTTCCGAGAACGAGCGACGCTGGGAGGTCTTCTGCTGCTGGATCTTGCGCAGCATGCGTTCGATCAGGTCGCTGGCCAGCTCAAGGTTGATGGTCAGTTCGATGATTTCCGCCCAGCGCCGGTTGTCGTGCTCGCCCAGCTCTTCACGGGGCATCTGCGCCAGATACAGCTTGATCGCGCTGTAGAGCGCTTCCACGTCGTCGTTCAGGCGACGAACTTCCTGAGTGACAGCCGTTTGCGTGCCCCGCAGTACCGCAAGCATCGAGCCCAGCATGCTTTCGATCAGGTCGCCCATGCGCAGGGTTTCGCGCACGGCATTGGCCAGCGCCAGAGTGGGTGTCGACAAGGCTGCGAGGTCCAGATGCCGTGCCTTGGCCGGGCCGTTGGTTTCGGCCTGATAAGGCAGCAAGATGGCGCACAGGCGTGCCATCGGGCCAACGGTGGGCAGCATCAGCAGGCAGCGCGCGGTGTTGTAGATCAGGTGAAAGCCGATGACCAGTTCCTGAGCCCTGAAACCCAGGGAAGAAAGCCAGTGAACCAGCGGGTCGAGCACCGGAATGATCAGCAACAGACCCAGCAGCTTGTAGAGCAGGCTGCCCAGCGCCACTTGCCGACCGGCGACGTTCTGCATGCTGGTGCTGAGAAAGGCCAGCAGCCCACTGCCGATATTGGCACCGATCACCAGACCGATTGCGACCGGCAAGCCGATGACATCGGCACCTGCAAGCGTGGCCGTCAGCAACACCGCTGCCAGACTGGAATAGGAAATCAGCGCGAACAGAGCGCCCACCAGTGCATCTAGCATCAGGTCGCCGGTCAGTGAAGCGAACAGCACTTTTACCCCGGAGGCCTGGGTGATGGGCGCCGTTGCGCTGACGATCAGCTCCAATGCCAACACGATCAGGCCCAGGCCTATGGCGACCCGGCCCAACTGGCCAGCGCGTGTCTGCTTGCGCGACAGAAAGAAAATCACGCCCAGGAAAATCAGCAGCGGTGAAAGCCAGGACAGGTCCAGTGTCAGCACCCGGGACATCAGTGCCGTGCCCACATCGGCACCCAGCATGATTGCAAGCGCCGGTGTCAGGGTCATCAGGCCCTGGCCCACGAACGACGTCACCAGCATGGCGGTGGCGTTGCTGCTCTGGACCATGGCCGTTACCAGGATGCCTGCGATAAACGCCAGAGGTCGTTTGGACATGTTCTCGCTGAGGACACGGCGCAACTGGGCACCATACACCCGAAGAATTCCGGTACGCACGATATGCGTGCCCCAGATCAACAGGGCCACGGCGGATAGCAAATCGAGCAGGGTCAGCATACTGAGAGCCCCCTGAGACAAGCCCCATTCAGGGCAAAGGATTGAAGATGCAGCGTGTAGCGAGCGGAAATTTTCTATGACGCTCTACTAAAGCTTGTAGTCGGCCTTTGGCCTTGGCGCCAGCATCGCACAGGCACTGGTCCATTGAAATAAAACTGTCATAAATCAGCGGATTGACGTCGCTAATGGAACAGCGGCAGGAGTCTTGACGGTGGGGGCGCCGCCAGCGGTCAGGCTGGCGGCGAGGTGAAGCGGGTAATTAAACGCTGCTGACCAGCGGGAAGACACCCAGCAGCAGTGCCGCGATCAGGATGCTGATACAGACCAGGATCGCCCATTTCAGGGTGAAACGCTGGTGATCACCGAAGTCGATACCGGCCAGTGCTACCAGCAGATAGGTCGATGGCACCAGCGGGCTGAGCAGGTGAACCGGCTGGCCGACGATCGAGGCGCGAGCCATTTCCACCGGCGTGATGCCGTAATGGGCAGCCGCTTCTGCGAGTACCGGCAATACGCCGAAGTAGAACGCATCGTTGGACATGAAGAAGGTGAACGGCATGCTCGCCAGAGCAGTGATGACGGCCAGATAAGGGCCCATCGCTTCCGGGATCACAGCCAGCAGGCTTTTGGACATGGCGTCGACCATGCCGGTGCCGGTCAGGATGCCGGTGAAGATACCGGCGGCGAAGATCAGGCCGACCACCGACAGAACGCTACCGGCGTGTGCGGCAACACGGTCTTTCTGGTCCTGGAGTTTCGGGTAGTTGATGATCATCGCGATACTGAA
Proteins encoded:
- a CDS encoding DUF5924 family protein, with amino-acid sequence MPDWNSYVTRTLGLIRRYPGVIAAGGFISGIGSFILVDRQAGLATWIAVVMLISWLWLMIENSVVRLFSKKFGREIPQGLLRYGTQLIHQESLFFVLPFFFVTTTWNSGQLVFTALLGAAGLISIIDPLYYKWLAPRRWLFMALHTLTLFAALLTALPIILNLTTSESYKLALGIAMLLSFPSLASSFPINTWRRGVAVIAVTLAVGSAGWLLRSWVPPATLWLTEVAISTDFDNKNRTPGESIKQISATQLRRDGLYAYTAINAPRGLEERIYHVWRRDGQEVERIALDIHGGRKEGYRAWTHKQNFPKDVVGRWQIRVLTEDGQMIGVLRFEVTDTDQPAVTRPTGRLIKLKPGGDDEKPEPQPAPEQKSEPEQQQEKPAPEPAPEAPAAQ
- a CDS encoding M16 family metallopeptidase, which gives rise to MRCLLFACLLLSSLPSLALDRLQVEGYLLPNGLQVLLKPGYEKGHVAIRLVVGIGFDDFACKDKELPHLLEHLLFSGIDDSGEGGLEERMQALGGEWNAFTSNTDTTFVIEAPASNQRKVLDLLLEVLTNTELLQSRFDEVKRIVEREDGGHFSHLQRLLDRRESGTGASNQLAVELGLKCAERPQVDDITLEQVEDVFASWYAPNNMTLIVVGDLDRLLPAYLERTYGQLNPTDPIEHPPLAESNGTAEASGTLIRNWLGEGARLHLTFTEPQLEKQHDETWELVEAYLDWALYTELRLKHGLSYGPSADREVFGDVGFMSLNADLERDDINEAEQSIRNLIKRLNKEGMQPATFARLQQAAIARQAWAVQGNSALADYYWGALNDYENGRFVDPVKRIKAVSLDTANHAMRQLLAKPGYWRVEKSLLSYDDLYGLAALVVGLIGLLVFWRVRKRLRK
- the gltP gene encoding glutamate/aspartate:proton symporter GltP, whose translation is MKKAKLSLAWQILIGLVLGIALGALLNHFSAEKAWWISNILQPAGDIFIRLIKMIVIPIVIASLIVGIAGVGDAKKLGRIGLKTIIYFEVVTTIAILVGLVLANVFQPGAGIDMSTLGTVDISKYQQTTAEVQHDHAFIATILNLIPSNIFAAMARGEMLPIIFFSVLFGLGLSSLQAEVRDPLVKMFQGVSETMFKVTHMIMNYAPIGVFALISVTVANFGFASLLPLAKLVILVYVAIAFFAFVVLGLIARMFGFSIMKLVRIFKDELILAYSTASSETVLPRVIQKMEAYGAPKAICSFVVPTGYSFNLDGSTLYQSIAAIFIAQLYGIDLSIGAQMMLVLTLMVTSKGIAGVPGVSFVVLLATLGSAGIPLEGLAFIAGVDRIMDMARTALNVIGNALAVLVIARWEGMYDEAKGQRYWNSLPHWRSKDPVPAATPLAD
- a CDS encoding nucleoside recognition domain-containing protein; its protein translation is MLNGLWLGFFVVACVSAMGQWLIGGNAGIFAAMVESIFAMAKLSVEVMVLLFGTLTLWLGFLRIAEKAGIVDWLAKVLGPLFLRLMPEVPPGHPALGLITLNFAANALGLDNAATPIGLKAMRSLQELNPSQTVASNAQILFLVLNASSLTLLPVTIFMYRAQQGAPDPTLVFLPILLATSVSTIVGLLSVAFMQRLRLWDPVVLAYLIPGALLLGGFMAFLGTLSAAALAGLSSILGNLTLFGLIMLFMIIGALRKVQVYEAFVEGAKEGFDVARNLLPYLVAMLCAVGVLRASGALDFGLEGIRHLVEWLGWDTRFVDALPTAMVKPFSGSAARALLIETMQTQGVDSFAALAAATIQGSTETTFYVLAVYFGAVGIQRVRHAVGCALLAEFSGVVAAILVCYWFFGATAT